From a region of the Cutaneotrichosporon cavernicola HIS019 DNA, chromosome: 7a genome:
- a CDS encoding uncharacterized protein (biological adhesion) — MSPGRGHRQEGGSRRLLAVLLLVVMMLSQVALADLQVRNARALPDPRRSRSLLQKYARQNQDGSPSVVAEVPTPSQEPATTPEPSTADNQPPTPSSTPEEAPVQSSTTEKQEASPTKEEQTSSSSTEEQQPPSTSSPEQQPSATPEQSTTSTVQEQTSTTPEQSSTTPEQSSTSPEQSSTAPEQSSTAPEQPSSTSEQSSSTSEQSSTTPQQSASSTVEQRPTTPEQPVQPSEQPTSQEQSTSSTIAESSPASSTEQSNPGQGQSSSTPQESIPATSESAPTSPQQSATTETSMSPSVPPQQSTERSTVTGASSTGQTPGSQPSSQQSSSTESSSATTEQGTSTPPLTSSQESSSTGSSTTEQSASVPVQSSSQQSSSATTDQSVPSPPQSQVSESQSTEQSSSAPPASPPPTVLGSSTFTERSTDSGSASPSDSSAGPSSSVSVSGTSSSSAPATSSSSEPVSPSPSASVSEKAPTTSAVAPPTSATTSVLPPPSSQSSSSQTPASSSGSQSSTPPPSDSSTESSTATTPASSQSPSSQPTSSEATATPSESSTESSPATPLASSQSSNSQQTLSQNSTTATPSESSTESLTATPPASSQLPSSQPTSSQDTVTATPPSESSTGSTTVVPPASSQDTATATPTSESSSESPSVAPPASSQSPTAVPPAPSQGPETTTPPPPESSAETPAATVSPPISTPSPSPTEPSTTVVTPPDVSSVTSQAPPSVTTPTESVTESSAPPAATTEAPPASVTTPAESVTESSAPPAATTEAPPVITQPTESATESLAPPVTTTEAPPVVTEPTESATESLAPPVTTTEAPPVVTEPTESATESVAPPVTTTEAPPVVTEPTESATESVAPPVTTTEAPPVVTQPTESATESSAPPVATTEVPPASVTLPTTEPATEPSAAPSNPTEAMPPVSSGVTLAPSASVTAPSDPATETSVAPSTSTDGTPEPSTSVPPSGTEVLPSPSGVPTGPPVSDSSQLGPSSTDVGPSQPAISEQPVPSGSAPATEAASATEGTASTSSSDEAAQSTSAAGSSPTTSTSEPDIPYTPTATSLVIASSTQEEDKPSRTLDPSTPYTPTAAPLPTDVPSYIIPPQGDLTNDPNVGTGNDRDPVKGKTQVSILLSLQGYPWLFTVQNDDAQIQLFNLFPKLIADALNIPQSEVVTYVLRAYQPANVDPTLGTQWMGWVPTDQFATLETYVSTGNSPLYNQPGIAGALAAQIDPSYPIAAAGAGSPVRGSTSSKSNEESARKRNIIIGVCVGVGGVLWILLVYWIYRRVKRANERAVNKRLSEHMSMFSGRSNENPFSDDGRRHSTTPSIAASEIDDRPSSFYASPLDNYPAMRRRQVDSFYTDQAGAGDQSPTSYVNSVFGTSWFQTTGFGGQGGHGSTSQGAQRSSQNPFDDMYARSGPSSPRMSQRPQRRSVQKTMISQPTLQGNSLEFNEYH; from the exons ATGTCGCCTGGCCGCGGTCACCGCCAGGAGGGCGGTAGCCGCCGCTTGCtggccgtcctcctcctcgttgtcATGATGCTCTCGCAAGTGGCTCTGGCGGACCTACAGGTCCGAAACGCCCGCGCGCTCCCGGACCCCCGCCGATcccgctccctcctccagaAGTACGCCCGTCAAAACC AAGACGGTAGTCCATCGGTCGTGGCCGAGGTCCCCACCCCTTCTCAGGAGCCAGCAACCACCCCTGAACCCTCTACTGCGGACAACCAACCTcccacaccttcctcaacgCCGGAGGAGGCTCCAGTGcagtcgtcgacgacagAGAAGCAGGAGGCGTCTCccaccaaggaggagcagacttcttcttcgtccACCGAGGAGCAACAACCtccgtcgacgtcgtctccGGAGCAACAGCCCTCGGCCACGCCTGAGCAGTCCACAACCTCGACTGTGCAGGAGCAGACCTCGACCACTCCTGAGCAGTCCTCGACCACTCCTGAGCAGTCCTCGACGTCCCCAGAGCAGTCCTCCACCGCACCTGAGCAGTCATCCACTGCTCCGGAGCAGCCGTCGTCCACGTCGGAGCAGTCATCGTCCACGTCGGAGCAGTCGTCGACCACTCCTCAGCAGTCCGCTAGTTCGACCGTGGAACAGAGGCCAACCACTCCAGAGCAGCCGGTGCAACCGTCTGAGCAGCCGACGTCCCAGGAGCAGTCCACTTCCTCGACCATCGCCGAGTCTTCTCCGGCATCTAGCACCGAGCAGTCGAACCCCGGTCAGGGCCAGTCGTCGTCCACGCCTCAGGAGTCCATTCCCGCCACCTCTGAGTCTGCGCCCACCAGTCCCCAGCAGTCTGCTACGACGGAGACGTCGATGTCACCCTCGGTCCCTCCTCAGCAGTCGACTGAACGCTCCACTGTGACGGGGGCGTCTTCCACTGGGCAGACACCCGGCTCCCAGCCGTCCAGCCAGCAGTCTTCTTCGACTgagtcgtcctcggccaccaCTGAGCAGGGaacctccactcctcccctGACATCGTCGCAGgagtcgagctcgactgGGTCATCCACGACTGAACAGTCGGCGTCTGTTCCTGTCCAGTCTTCCAGCCAGCAGTCGTCCTCCGCCACAACGGATCAGTCTGTTCCGTCTCCGCCTCAATCGCAGGTATCAGAGTCGCAGTCGACTGAGCAGTCGTCGTCAGCACCTCCTGCAAGCCCGCCTCCCACGGTTTTGGGCTCATCTACCTTCACTGAGAGATCGACCGACTCGGGCTCAGCTTCTCCTTCGGACTCGTCGGCAGGCCCTTCGAGTTCTGTCTCTGTGTCCGGTACTTCGAGTTCGTCCGCTCCTGCGACTTCTAGCTCGAGCGAGCCGGTGAGCCCATCGCCCTCAGCCTCTGTTTCGGAGAAAGCCCCGACGACTTCGGCTGTCGCGCCCCCCACTTCGGCGACGACTTCCGTGCTGCCACCCCCCTCTTCGCAGTCTTCTAGTTCGCAGACTCCAGCCTCGTCATCGGGCTCGCAGTCCTCgactcctcctccttccgATTCATCGACCGAGTCGTCGACCGCCACAACCCCCGCGTCGTCTCAGTCGCCCAGCTCCCAGCCCACCTCATCGGAGGCCACGGCGACTCCTTCCGAGTCGTCCACTGAGTCATCGCCGGCTACACCGCTGGCGTCATCGCAGTCGTCTAACTCCCAGCAGACCTTGTCGCAGAATTCAACGACCGCAACTCCTTCCGAGTCATCAACCGAGTCGTTGACTGCTACACCTCCGGCCTCGTCGCAGttgccaagctcgcagCCTACCTCATCGCAGGACACAGTCACCGCGACTCCCCCATCTGAGTCGTCGACCGGGTCTACCACCGTCGTCCCCCCAGCCTCGTCGCAGGacacggcgacggcgactcCTACTTCCGAGTCCTCTTCCGAGTCTCCAAGTGTCGCACCTCCGGCTTCGTCCCAATCTCCGACTGCTGTACCTCCTGCCCCGTCGCAAGGTCCAGAGACCACgactcctccccctcccgaGTCATCGGCCGAAACCCCAGCTGCGACTGTCTCGCCACCAATCTCTACGCCTTCTCCGTCGCCGACTgagccgtcgacgaccgTTGTGACGCcgcctgatgtcagctctgTTACCTCGCAGGCGCCACCTTCGGTTACCACACCGACCGAGTCTGTGACCGAGTCATCGGCACCGCCTGCCGCGACCACTGAGGCTCCCCCGGCGTCGGTTACCACACCGGCCGAGTCTGTGACCGAGTCATCGGCACCGCCTGCCGCGACCACTGAGGCTCCCCCGGTGATTACCCAACCGACTGAGTCTGCGACCGAGTCATTGGCACCGCCTGTCACGACTACTGAGGCTCCCCCGGTGGTTACCGAACCGACTGAGTCTGCGACCGAGTCATTGGCACCGCCTGTCACGACCACTGAGGCTCCCCCGGTGGTTACCGAACCGACTGAGTCTGCAACCGAGTCAGTGGCACCGCCTGTCACGACCACTGAGGCTCCCCCGGTGGTTACCGAACCGACTGAGTCTGCAACCGAGTCAGTGGCACCGCCTGTCACGACTACTGAGGCTCCCCCGGTGGTTACCCAACCGACTGAGTCTGCCACCGAGTCATCGGCACCGCCTGTCGCGACCACTGAGGTTCCCCCGGCGTCGGTTACGCTGCCAACGACCGAGCCTGCCACTGAACCATCGGCCGCGCCGTCCAACCCCACCGAAGCCATGCCGCCGGTTAGCTCTGGTGTTACGTTGGCTCCTTCGGCGTCAGTTACGGCACCATCCGACCCCGCCACCGAGACGTCGGTAGCCCCATCGACAAGCACCGACGGGACGCCTGAGCCCAGCACGAGTGTTCCTCCATCCGGCACAGAGGTTCTTCCCAGTCCCTCGGGTGTTCCGACAGGGCCTCCAGTCTCGGACTCTTCGCAGCTGGGTCCCTCAAGCACGGATGTCGGCCCGTCACAGCCTGCGATCTCTGAGCAGCCAGTGCCCTCGGGATCGGCTCCGGCCACAGAGGCGGCTTCCGCAACCGAAGGGACTGCTTCTACTTCTTCGAgtgacgaggcggcgcagtcGACGTCTGCTGCCGGGTCCTCAccaacgacctcgacctctgaGCCGGATATCCCTTACACCCCCACTGCGACGTCTCTGGTTATCGCTTCCTCGACTCAAGAGGAGGACAAGCCCTCTCGCACCCTCGACCCCTCGACGCCATACACTCCGACGGCTGCGCCTCTTCCTACCGATGTTCCCAGCTACATCATCCCCCCTCAGGGTGACCTTACGAACGACCCGAACGTTGGGACCGGAAACGACCGAGACCCTgtcaagggcaagacgCAGGTCTCGATTCTTCTGTCTCTCCAAGGTTACCCATGGCTCTTCACTGTCCagaacgacgacgcgcaGATCCAGCTCTTCAACCTCTTCCCCAAGCTGATTGCGGATGCGCTCAATATTCCCCAGTCAGAGGTCGTCACGTACGTGCTCCGCGCTTACCAACCGGCGAACGTCGACCCGACCCTGGGGACTCAGTGGATGGGTTGGGTTCCCACGGACCAGTTTGCGACCCTCGAGACCTATGTGTCGACAGGCAACTCGCCGCTCTATAACCAGCCCGGCATTGCTGGTGCGCTGGCGGCCCAGATCGATCCCTCTTACCCCATCGCtgccgctggcgctggtTCGCCCGTTCGTGGTAGCACGAGCTCCAAGTCTAATGAGGAGAGTGCCCGCAAGCGCAACATCATCATCGGTGTCTGCGTTGGCGTCGGTGGTGTGCTTTGGATCCTTCTCGTCTACTGGATCTACCGTCGCGTGAAGCGCGCCAATGAGCGGGCTGTCAACAAGCGTCTGTCGGAGCATATGTCCATGTTCTCTGGTCGCAGCAACGAGAACCCGTTCAGCGATGACGGGCGACGCCACTCAACGACGCCCTCGATCGCGGCGtccgagatcgacgaccGCCCCAGCTCGTTCTACGCCTCGCCTCTTGACAACTACCCGGCcatgcgccgccgccaggTCGACTCGTTCTATACCGACCAGGCTGGCGCCGGAGACCAATCGCCAACCTCGTACGTCAACTCTGTCTTTGGCACCTCTTGGTTCCAGACGACTGGCTTTGGCGGACAGGGCGGCCACGGGTCGACCTCGCAGGGTGCTCAGCGCTCGAGCCAGAACCCCTTCGACGACATGTACGCTCGGTCTGGGCCATCGTCTCCTCGCATGTCGCAGCGGCCCCAGCGTCGCTCGGTGCAGAAGACAATGATCTCCCAACCGACGTTACAGGGCAATTCGCTTGAGTTCAACGAGTACCACTAG
- a CDS encoding uncharacterized protein (Expressed protein), translating into MSKHRPHYGATHASISNTLSPPRTPDSQTHLLPPSPGSTFSTETGLTTNEQEEYERGLLTWDRAKDWRFWFRWAWVPWYILGALLVAGVCAVAVCHRELIQLLMPFVRHMQSARFGWLVPIAIMIVLSFPPLFGNEIVIILCGVVWGIRIGFLIVAVGTVIGEMACFTVYGTCCRRRARRMTHMSLNYACLTRVISTGGLLIAWVVRLSAIPTHMSTLLFAVCGLPYSQFFLALLFSLPKQFVAVYLGVMVTRHEPTRKSNIMSYTVVGFTVVITLLALHYVHLKMLKVRKDVFLDMREDLARRGVVEPAPPDSDDDVFAYGQNV; encoded by the exons ATGTCGAAGCACCGTCCACACTACGGCGCAACCCACGCATCGATCAGTAACACTCTCTCGCCACCAAGAACGCCCGACTCGCAAACgcacctccttcccccttcccctgGATCCACCTTTAGCACTGAGACTGGACTCACCACCAACGAGCAGGAAGAGTATGAGCGCGGCCTGCTAACCTGGGATCGCGCCAAGGACTGGAGATTCTGGTTCCGCTGGGCCTGGGTACCATGGTACATCCTCGGCGCACTGCTCGTAGCTGGCGTCTgtgccgtcgccgtctgTCACCGCGAG ctcaTCCAGCTGCTAATGCCGTTCGTACGCCACATGCAATCGGCACGGTTCGGGTGGCTCGTCCCCATCGCGATCATGATCgtcctctccttccctcccctgTTTGGTAACGAGATCGTCATCATTCTCTGCGGCGTCGTGTGGGGAATACGGATCGGCTTCCTCATCGTTGCTGTTGGCACCGTGATCGGCGAAATGGCCTGCTTTACCGTTTACGGGACGTGCTGCAGGCGAAGGGCACGGAGGATGACCCACATGAGTCTCAACTATGCTTGTCTAACGCGGGTCATCTCCACGGGTGGGCTGCTCATTGCCTGGGTGGTTAGGCTGAGCGCTATCCCGACGCACATGTCTACG CTCCTATTTGCCGTCTGCGGGCTCCCG tacTCCCAGTTTTTCCTCGCGCTCCTATTCTCGCTCCCAAAGCAG ttcGTTGCAGTGTACC TTGGAG TCATGGTCACACGCCACGAACCCACTCGGAAGTCGAACATCATGTCCTACACCGT CGTCGGCTTCACTGTCGTCATCACACTTCTCGCACTGCATTACGTCCATCTCAAGATGCTCAAGGTCCGCAAGGACGTGTTCCTTGACATGCGCGAAGACTTGGCGCGTCGTGGCGTGGTCGAGCCCGCACCgcccgactcggacgacgatgtGTTTGCGTATGGGCAGAACGTGTAG
- the GOT1 gene encoding uncharacterized protein (Got1/Sft2-like family) produces the protein MWLSDRQKIGVALAAFGVFFMLLGIVLFFDGPLLALGNILFLTGLPLIIGPTRTFYFFSRKEKWRGTICFFLGISFFPVVLQALRQMPVIGTFLSLPYVRGAADRLAGVRQSAV, from the exons ATGTGGCTCAGCGACAGGCAAA AAatcggcgtcgcgctcgccgcgttTGGCGTCTTCTTCATGTTACTGG GCATCGTCCTTTTCTTTGATGGCCcgctgctcgcgctcggcaacaTCCTATTCCTGACAGGATTGCCACTCATCATCGGACCCACGCGCACATTCTACTTCTTCTCGCGCAAGGAGAAATGGCGCGGAACCATCTgcttcttcctcggcaT atCATTCTTCCCCGTCGTGCTGCAGGCACTTCGGCAGATGCCCGTTATCGgcaccttcctctcacTTCCATATGTACGCGGG GCTGCGGACAGGCTCGCGGGCGTGAGACAGAGCGCCGTTTAG
- a CDS encoding uncharacterized protein (PITH domain): MAPGIIEIGSTQAFDQIAKSLPASQLLVVDFHAVWCGPCHAIAPVLAQLAQKYPHVKFVKIDVDAQAELARRFQISAMPTFKFLKGGQVIDELRGASPPQLQQLVQRHAGPVQSAAPKTSGSSAQAAAPPAPAEGSLMTHVSSTGLSCLGESKDHPLSSIVGPNAGPKGRSYLESDVDPELLISVQFNEAVKIKALSIFSVVSPAQAPKTIRLYVNQNHMDFGDADSHEPAQELTLTPEDIRGNKVELRFVRFQKVHSLHILVKDNQEDDETTRIDSLDLFGQLA, translated from the exons ATGGCTCCCGGTATCATCGAGATCGGCTCGACACAAG CGTTCGACCAGATCGCCAAGTCGCTGCCCGCTTCCCAGCTGCTCGTTGTCG ACTTCCATGCC GTTTGGTGCGGTCCCTGCCATGCCATCGCTCCCGTTCTCGCACAGCTCGCGCAGAAG TACCCCCACGTCAAGTTTGTCAAGATCGATGTCGATGCTCAGGCAGAGCTTGCACGCCGCTTCCAGATCTCGGCCATGCCGACCTTCAAGTTCCTGAAGGGCGGACAGGTCATTGACGAG CTCCGCGGTGCGAGCCCACCGCAGCTGCAGCAGCTCGTGCAGCGGCACGCGGGCCCTGTGCAGTCGGCAGCGCCCAAGACGAGTGGATCTTCTGCCCAGGCCGCGGCTCCCCCCGCGCCTGCTGAGGGCTCGCTGATGACGCACGTCTCGTCGACGGGGCTCAGTTGCCTGGGCGAGTCAAAGGACCACCCTTTGTCGTCGATCGTGGGCCCCAACGCCGGGCCCAAGGGGCGCAGCTACCTTGAGTCGGATgtcgaccccgagctcctcaTCTCCGTCCAG ttCAACGAGGCTGTCAAGATCAAGGCGCTGTCCATCTTCTCGGTCGTATCGCCCGCGCAGGCTCCCAAGACCATCCGCCTCTACGTCAATCAGAACCACATGGACTTTGGCGACGCAGACTCGCACGAGCCCGCGCAGGAGCTGACTCTGACGCCCGAGGACATCCGGGGGAacaaggtcgagctgcGCTTTGTGCGCTTCCAGAAGGTGCACAGCCTGCACATCCTTGTCAAGGACAAccaggaggacgacgagacgacGCGCATCGACTCGCTCGACCTGTTTGGCCAGCTCGCGTAG
- a CDS encoding uncharacterized protein (Sugar (and other) transporter), which translates to MRHSISHTSQTINPLSLPNNAASWWFRDPGMRALAWPIIVGFASTISSGYDGSCMTGLQANKRYFMPAIDSPDANKLGLIVAAYTFGALPALLPASYMADRWGRRISLGLGCIVIIAGALVQALTTGGWHMFAGRFIVGFGGMFASISGTPYASELAHPRNRAQVSALTNTCWYVGSIIAAWTAFGTSFWDNAWSWRLVCLMQVAPPAFQLFSLPFLPESPRWLVSKGRYEEAHRVLAKYHANGDLDDPLVVFELQEIKEAIESEKAATEGVGYSAFLKTPGNRHRLAILIMVGLFSQWVGNGIISYYLVSILESVGITSEGQQQGYNGGLQIYNWILAIAGSLSCERFGRRKLWLTSAIGMFFSFVVIMACSAAYAEAGKHAAGPAVLAFLFIYFGFYDIAFTGLTIGYPLEILPYSLRTRGLAILQLCITLALCFNQYVNPIALAALHWKYYAVYIVIQAIAIVCIYFWYPETRGLFLEEIAVVFDGERAVLPSQRDGIISDDDKGGIDVSHHEVLQHKYDDANRV; encoded by the exons ATGCGCCACTCCATCTCACACACCTCGCAGACGATTAACCCACTGTCGTTGCCGAACAATGCGGCCTCGTGGTGGTTCCGAGACCCCGGGATGCGCGCTCTAGCTTGGCCCATCATTGTCGGCTTCGCCTCAACAATCTCATCCG GTTACGACGGAAGCTGCATGACTGGCCTACAGGCCAACAAGCGTTACTTTATGCCGGCGATTGACAGCCCCGATGCTAACAAGCTAGGCCTCATTGTGGCAGCGTACACGTTCGGCGCTCTtcccgccctcctcccagcGTCCTACATGGCCGATCGGTGGGGCCGTCGTATTTCTCTGGGTCTTGGTTGCATTGTTATCATCGCCGGCGCTCTTGTCCAAGCACTCACCACGGGCGGGTGGCACATGTTCGCTGGCCGATTTATCGTCGGCTTTGGAGGCATGTTCGCCTCCATTTCGGGAACGCCTTACGCCTCCGAGCTCGCCCACCCCCGCAACCGTGCCCAAGTCAGCGCACTGACCAACACATGCTG GTACGTCGGTAGCATCATTGCAGCGTGGACGGCCTTTGGCACTTCGTTTTGGGATAACGCTTGGTCGTGGCGCCTCGTATGTCTCATGCAAGTCGCCCCTCCTGCGTTTCAACTTTTCTCACTTCCGTTCCTTCCAGAGTCACCTCGCTGGCTCGTGTCAAAGGGGAGGTACGAGGAGGCGCACCGCGTGTTGGCAAAATATCACGCCAATGGCGACTTGGACGAcccgctcgtcgtcttTGAATTGCAGGAAATCAAGGAGGCGATCGAGTCCGAAAAGGCCGCTACTGAGGGAGTTGGATACTCGGCCTTCCTCAAGACGCCCGGTAACCGCCACCGCCTAGCGATTCTTATCATGGTCGGCCTGTTCTCGCAGTGGGTCGGCAACGGCATCATCAGCTACTACCTCGTATCTATTCTCGAGAGTGTTGGAATCACCTCGGAGGGCCAGCAACAGGGATACAACGGTGGTCTACAGATCTACAATTGGATCCTTGCGATTGCCGGTTCGTTGAGCTGCGAACGTTTCGGCCGTCGCAAGCTGTGGTTGACCTCGGCCATCGGAATGTTCTTCTCCTTTGTCGTCATCATGGCTTGTTCGGCAGCCTATGCCGAGGCAGGAAAACACGCGGCCGGCCCCGCAGTCTTGGCCTTCCTTTTCATCTACTTTGGTTTCTACGACATTGCCTTTACGGGTTTAACCATTGGCTACCCTCTTGAAATTCTTCCTTACTCGCTCCGGACCCGCGgtctcgccatcctccaaCTTTGTATCACCCTCGCACTCTGCTTCAACCAGTACGTCAACCCGATCgcactcgccgccctccacTGGAAGTACTACGCCGTCTACATTGTCATCCAGGCCATTGCCATCGTGTGCATCTACTTCTGGTACCCCGAGACCAGGggcctcttcctcgaggagattgCTGTTGTCTTTGATGGCGAAAGGGCCGTCCTGCCGTCCCAGCGCGACGGCATTAtctccgacgacgacaagggcgGAATTGACGTGTCGCACCACGAGGTGCTTCAGCACAAgtacgacgacgccaaccGTGTTTAA
- the PRM10 gene encoding uncharacterized protein (conjugation with cellular fusion-related protein), producing the protein MVADDPFHEPSSEAERKIATPILRITSEADLDGPTPPPAAVVADTSGPRTPRRVQWSSDHIVNLPLEPLEATSTHESLSHSNLSEVNDALERFRHRRDMSASSAPSSSSDHQRHIHHDEDYDYRLDRPDEDGDEERRYEDKLLGEGINDHIGQYVAPGETDGLPSPPQKMEGEPRHTNTWSVLRRRVLRGSVRQTEGRHGMMGRNSRGEGEAQRESGRSSDEETDITPLNDRSKQGNDKVPIPGSVLSSLLALYGRHTDSGLSSHATTDDNTPIPSDDSDPESRAPSRRSHEGNGSTRSPTSRGFKGKFQRTAHTLMSDRPKAARSDAGVFGALVGATGGLAASAAPNSTTLVPAAKRSGYHVTRYSLPGTPHHLSPPRTPSGSRPSSLFSNTVVMDDRPELSSRSTDNLVMMEKSKSSQSLKDGMLNAAHKWIKTPAGLRTPTEEERRRKEWEGEKRRRKKAKERRRKQEVFIVQHVAEILARQQFLLKLARALMMFGSPTHRLETQIQATARVLEMNVQVVYLPGTMLVSFGDDATHTSETKFLKQTTGLDLGKLHVVHGVYWNVVHDRCNVEDASRDLDALMLSKPQYSGWQIVIISMMCSAFIAVPAFNASFIDALICAALGGILALVQMLAAMNDMFSNVFEIVIATLISFVAAVLSDTNKFCYTALVSGGVVLILPGFIVLTGALELASRNMTAGSVRIGYAVIYSLFLGFGISMGGEIYFRIRHRGIKNAADYTCEATHVAGAPWYMSTPSGYWQFLCVPMYALCLSLRNGQPLLRKETLVMMVVASAGWSANRFTMPVFENRADITSAIGSFCVGIIGNVYGRFNHGSSFPVMVTGILMQLPSGLSQGGLFSFAAAGQAISESNGTTGTTTAQYSQGFQVAEQLVSVSIGLTVGLFVAAVVTHPLGGSRRRGGGIFSF; encoded by the exons ATGGTCGCGGACGACCCGTTCCATGAGCCTTCGAgtgaggccgagcgcaaAATCGCCACCCCCATCTTGCGGATCACAagcgaggccgacctgGACGGACCCacacctcctccagctgCTGTGGTGGCTGATACGTCCGGCCCTAGAACCCCGCGAAGAGTACAATGGTCTTCGGATCACATTGTCAATCTCCCTCTGGAACCGCTGGAAGCAACGTCCACCCACGAGTCACTCAGCCACTCCAACCTGAGCGAGGTGAATGATGCGCTGGAGCGATtccgccaccgccgcgacaTGAGCGCATCTAGcgccccctcctcgtctaGCGATCACCAGCGACATATACACCACGACGAGGACTATGATTACCGCCTCGACCGGccagacgaggacggcgatgaGGAACGGCGGTACGAGGACAAGTTGCTCGGTGAGGGCATCAACGACCATATTGGGCAGTACGTCGCGCCTGGCGAGACGGACGGACTaccctctcctccacagAAGATGGAGGGCGAACCTCGTCATACGAATACGTGGAGTGTGCTCAGGCGGCGCGTTCTGCGGGGTAGCGTTCGACAAACGGAGGGTAGGCACGGGATGATGGGACGGAACTCCcgcggcgagggagaggccCAACGCGAGAGCGGACGCTCGAGTGATGAGGAGACCGATATTACACCGTTGAATGACCGGAGTAAGCAGGGGAATGACAAGGTCCCGATCCCAGGATCAGTCCTGTCGTCCCTCCTCGCACTTTATGGGCGACACACCGATTCGGGCCTGTCAAGCCACGCCACGACCGACGATAACACCCCGATCCCGAGCGATGACAGTGACCCCGAATCCAGAGCCCCCTCGCGGAGATCTCACGAGGGGAACGGCTCGACCCGCTCACCAACAAGCCGGGGATTCAAGGGCAAATTTCAGCGCACAGCGCACACGTTGATGAGTGACCGACCCAAGGCTGCGCGCTCTGATGCGGGGGTGTTTGGCGCGCTTGTCGGTGCGACTGGCGGTTTGgcggccagcgcggcgCCCAACTCGACCACCCTGGTTCCGGCTGCCAAACGCTCCGGATACCATGTCACGCGATACAGTTTACCTGGTACTCCGCATCATTTGAGCCCGCCACGCACGCCAAGTGGGTCGCGCCCATCAAGTCTGTTCTCGAATACGGTGGTCATGGACGACAGGCCAGAGCTTTCATCGAGGAGCACGGACAACTTGGTCATGATGGAGAAGAGCAAGAGCAGCCagtcgctcaaggacggaATGCTGAATGCGGCCCACAAGTGGATCAAGACGCCGGCTGGGTTACGCACACccaccgaggaggagcgcagACGcaaggagtgggagggggagaagCGGCGGCGAAAAAAGGCCAAAGAACGGCGCAGGAAACAGGAAGTGTTTATCGTTCAGCACGTGGCTGAGATATTGGCACGGCAACAgttcctcctcaagctcgctcGCGCGCTCATGATGTTTGGCAGCCCAACCCACCGCCTCGAAACGCAGATCCAGGCGACGGCACGCGTGTTGGAGATGAACGTCCAGGTCGTGTATTTGCCCGGCACGATGCTGGTCTCGtttggcgacgacgcaACGCATACCTCGGAAACCAAGTTTTTGAAACAAACAACCGGCCTCGACTTGGGCAAGTTACACGTCGTCCACGGGGTATACTGGAACGTCGTGCACGATCGCTGTAATGTCGAGGACGCAAGTCGTGACCTCGACGCACTCATGCTCAGCAAGCCCCAGTATTCGGGATGGCAGATTGTCATCATCTCGATGATGTGTTCGGCGTTTATCGCCGTGCCGGCATTCAACGCCAGTTTTATCGATGCGCTCATCTGCGCTGCGCTCGGTGGAATTCTTGCCCTCGTCCAAATGCTCGCGGCCATGAACGACATGTTCAGCAACGTCTTTGAGATTGTCATTGCCACGCTGATTAGTTTTGTGGCTGCAGTGCTTTCCGACACGAACAAGTTTTGCTATACTGCCCTCGTGTCTGGTGGTGTCGTCCTCATTTTACCGGGTTTCATTGTCCTCAccggcgcgctcgagctcgcgtcCCGCAACATGACGGCGGGATCGGTCCGCATCGGTTACGCAGTCATATACTCGCTCTTCCTTGGATTCGGTATCTCGATGGGCGGCGAGATCTACTTTCGGATCAGGCATAGGGGGATCAAGAACGCCGCCGACTATACGTGCGAGGCGACCCATGTTGCCGGTGCACCATGGTACATGTCCACGCCGAGTGGATATTGGC aaTTCCTCTGCGTTCCAATGTACGCTCTCTGTCTGTCGCTGCGTAATGGTCAACCGCTATTGCGCAAGGAGACGCTCGtgatgatggtggtggCCAGTGCCGGGTGGAGTGCAAACCGGTTCACCATGCCCGTGTTCGAGAATCGCGCAGACATTACGTCGGCCATAGGCTCGTTCTGTGTCGGCATCATCGGTAACGTGTACGGCCGGTTCAACCACGGCTCAAGTTTCCCCGTCATGGTCACGGGCATCCTCATGCAGCTGCCCTCTGG ttTATCGCAGGGCGGCCTGTTCTCGTTTGCGGCGGCCGGTCAGGCAATCAGTGAGAGTAATGGCACGACGGGGACCACGACGGCTCAGTACTCCCAAGGCTTCCAAGTCGCTGAGCAGCTCGTATCCGTCTCAATCGGCCTCACTGTCGGTCTATTCGTCGCAGCGGTCGTGACGCACCCTCTCGGCGGCAGTcggcgccgcggcgggggCATCTTCTCCTTCTAA